Within Triticum dicoccoides isolate Atlit2015 ecotype Zavitan chromosome 1B, WEW_v2.0, whole genome shotgun sequence, the genomic segment TGTTCGGGCCACTCCCTGGTGGTGCACCGGGCGCCCCGCCATCCGGTGCACTGCCTAGCCTCCCACACTTGCCACTTCCCACCGGCTCGCCAAGCCCGCCACCGCCGAAGGAGTGCCTGACACCGCTCACGGCCATGATATCGTGCATGGACTATCTCACCAACGTCACGGTGTTCTCGCCCCCGACCGCTTGCTGCGATGGCCTCAAGTCGGTCGTCAGCACCGCGCCGATCTGCCTCTGCCACGGTCTTAACAACAATGGCGGCATGAGCAAGCTCTTCCCCAAGCCTATCGACCCCATCCGCATGATAATCCTCCCTGCTAGGTGCGGCGCCATGATTCCCCTGCAGACGATCTTCTCCTGCGCTAGTAAGTCACTAACCTTGTTTCTAGTGTTTTTCTTTATATATGCTGCTTGCTTTAAGTAGATTGATTTACTTGCATTGGTGATGATTTGACAGCCCAACCCTTGCCGCCGTTGACGCCTCCTACCACCAGTCCGGCGCCTCCCGCTGCTTCTCCCGCGCCATCACCATAGGAGCAAAGGATGCACAGATCGCCCATGCTTTCATCATGATTATATATCGTTTAAGTTGGTTTTATTTAGGTAGTAATCAGAGAAAGATATCAGCTAGCGTTTAGGGGTTTAGGATGTCTCtcatatgtagtactccctccgtccgaaaatacttgtcattgaaatggatgtatctagatgtattttagttttagatacatccgttttcattcattttgatgacaagtaattccggacggagagaGTGGCTCCTAGTGCTACTTATTTACCATATAAGTATACAGTCGTGTAAGATCTCCGTCACATGAAATCGTTGTCAATGGATAGTAT encodes:
- the LOC119313058 gene encoding leucine-rich repeat extensin-like protein 5, with protein sequence MGRCMYTVAGFFVLLASAAVLKPSEARVQPAAANQEEATATTTANGGSPSLPGLPLPQIPGIPSLPPIFRSLFPALPQIPGLPPLFGPLPGGAPGAPPSGALPSLPHLPLPTGSPSPPPPKECLTPLTAMISCMDYLTNVTVFSPPTACCDGLKSVVSTAPICLCHGLNNNGGMSKLFPKPIDPIRMIILPARCGAMIPLQTIFSCATQPLPPLTPPTTSPAPPAASPAPSP